A genomic stretch from Desulfolutivibrio sulfodismutans DSM 3696 includes:
- a CDS encoding PAS domain-containing sensor histidine kinase — protein MFKPGNRYVLLIPAVYFLAAGAWILFSDLAVTALFRDPQSIADMQTFKGWFFVMATSLLLYALLRRVEAGQRGHTDSLFAARREIAAAGDRLASVVNAAPLAIYLLDREGRVSLWNPAAERLFGWKEAEVMGRPLPTVPEQHKAEFEAILARAFAKAPPANLDVVRMRRDGSLLEVSLHAAPIDDGHGELTGVLFMASDVTAARELARERDRLFNHSMDLLSITDYAGVLQQVNPAWTRTLGYSSQALVGRPVVELVHPDDLSAFLAMGERLVEGSPVRNFEARYRTKDGSYAWLSFASHPLPEQQRIFSVARDISDRKLAEEELLKRRRFMEVVLTSLPIGVSVRLLDSGLATFQNPRYSEILGWPPEALATLDGYFGSLFPDPRERTAIRERILSDVQSGEPGRMSWKDLPITTAKGERRHVTIASFPVPGHNVLVATVLDTTFRTLAEQSMAEAKKQAEQANQAKTQFLANMSHELRTPLNAIFGMSQLAQTTSLPPDQAECWDITFQSAKKLLSIVDNLIELANMESGAVQLTVKEFDIRSLVDSLCRTHEVQARLKNLNFTWRVADDVGDILVGDPFRLRQILVNLLVNAIRFTMRGGITLTVERYEAPPDGPRRVFVDQGFAGECLLFRIADTGIGIPADKLASIFDSFALAEDYLTKKYGGTGLGLSIAKQLTELLGGSVWVESTPGQGSVFSFTAAFWLPTCRVSFPTDDAPPRTRPPPCAYFWWRTTPATA, from the coding sequence ATGTTCAAGCCGGGCAACAGATACGTCCTTCTCATCCCTGCCGTCTATTTCCTGGCCGCCGGGGCCTGGATTCTATTCTCCGACCTGGCCGTCACGGCGCTTTTCCGCGATCCCCAGTCCATCGCCGACATGCAGACCTTCAAGGGCTGGTTCTTCGTGATGGCCACCAGCCTGCTGTTGTACGCGCTGCTGCGCCGGGTGGAGGCGGGCCAGCGGGGACACACGGACAGCCTGTTCGCAGCCAGGCGGGAGATTGCGGCGGCCGGGGACCGGTTGGCCTCCGTCGTCAACGCCGCGCCCCTGGCCATTTACCTCCTGGACCGGGAAGGCCGCGTCAGCCTCTGGAACCCGGCGGCCGAGCGGCTCTTCGGCTGGAAGGAGGCCGAGGTCATGGGACGGCCGCTGCCCACGGTGCCGGAACAGCACAAGGCTGAATTCGAGGCCATCCTGGCCCGGGCCTTTGCCAAGGCCCCTCCCGCCAACCTGGACGTGGTCCGGATGCGCCGGGACGGCTCCCTCCTGGAAGTCAGCCTGCACGCCGCCCCCATCGACGATGGCCACGGCGAGCTCACGGGTGTTTTGTTCATGGCCTCCGACGTGACCGCCGCCCGGGAGTTGGCCCGGGAGCGGGACCGGCTGTTCAACCACTCCATGGATCTTTTGAGCATCACCGATTACGCGGGCGTCCTGCAGCAGGTGAACCCGGCCTGGACCCGGACCCTGGGCTATTCCAGCCAGGCCCTTGTGGGCCGTCCGGTGGTGGAGCTGGTCCACCCGGACGATCTGTCGGCCTTCCTGGCCATGGGGGAACGGCTGGTGGAAGGCTCCCCCGTGCGCAACTTCGAGGCCCGCTACCGCACAAAAGACGGTTCTTACGCCTGGCTGTCGTTCGCCTCCCATCCCCTGCCCGAGCAGCAGCGCATCTTCTCCGTGGCCCGGGACATCAGCGACCGCAAGCTGGCCGAAGAGGAACTGCTCAAACGCCGCCGATTCATGGAGGTCGTCCTGACCAGCCTGCCCATCGGCGTAAGCGTGCGCCTCCTGGACTCAGGCCTGGCCACCTTCCAAAACCCCCGCTATTCCGAGATTCTCGGCTGGCCGCCCGAGGCCCTGGCCACCCTGGACGGCTATTTCGGCAGCCTCTTTCCCGATCCCCGGGAGAGAACCGCCATCCGGGAACGCATCTTATCCGACGTGCAAAGCGGCGAACCGGGCCGCATGTCCTGGAAGGATCTGCCCATAACCACGGCCAAGGGCGAACGCCGCCACGTCACCATCGCCAGCTTCCCGGTTCCGGGGCACAACGTGCTGGTGGCCACGGTCCTGGACACCACCTTCCGCACACTGGCCGAACAGTCCATGGCCGAGGCCAAAAAGCAGGCCGAACAGGCCAACCAGGCCAAAACCCAGTTTCTGGCCAACATGAGCCACGAACTGCGCACCCCCTTAAACGCCATCTTCGGCATGTCCCAACTGGCCCAGACGACCTCCCTGCCGCCCGATCAGGCCGAATGCTGGGACATCACCTTCCAGTCGGCCAAAAAGCTCCTGTCCATCGTGGACAACCTCATCGAACTGGCCAACATGGAGTCCGGGGCCGTACAACTGACGGTCAAGGAATTCGACATCCGCTCCCTGGTGGACTCCCTGTGCCGCACCCACGAGGTGCAGGCCCGCCTCAAAAATCTGAACTTCACCTGGCGGGTCGCCGACGATGTCGGAGACATCCTGGTGGGCGACCCCTTCCGCCTGCGCCAGATCCTGGTCAATCTGCTCGTCAACGCCATCCGCTTCACCATGCGCGGCGGCATCACGCTGACCGTGGAACGCTACGAAGCCCCCCCGGACGGGCCGCGCCGGGTCTTTGTGGACCAGGGCTTTGCAGGAGAATGCCTGCTGTTTCGGATCGCGGACACGGGCATCGGCATCCCCGCGGACAAGCTGGCCTCGATTTTCGACAGCTTCGCCCTGGCCGAGGACTACCTGACCAAAAAATACGGCGGCACGGGCCTGGGCCTGTCCATCGCCAAGCAACTGACTGAGCTTCTGGGCGGTTCCGTCTGGGTGGAAAGCACCCCCGGCCAGGGCAGCGTCTTTTCCTTCACCGCCGCCTTCTGGCTGCCCACCTGCCGGGTGTCCTTCCCCACGGACGACGCCCCCCCCAGGACACGGCCGCCCCCCTGCGCGTACTTCTGGTGGAGGACGACACCAGCAACCGCTTAA
- a CDS encoding response regulator translates to MEDDTSNRLSAATMLRHMGHAVTEAENGQEALRALASDPFDMVLMDIQMPVMDGLTATRHIRHGEVPGPVKNIPIVALTAYAMESDRERFLTAGMDDFLAKPFEMQALADTVGRVMAKRRFN, encoded by the coding sequence GTGGAGGACGACACCAGCAACCGCTTAAGCGCCGCGACCATGCTGCGCCACATGGGCCATGCCGTCACCGAGGCGGAAAACGGGCAGGAGGCCCTGCGCGCCCTGGCCAGCGATCCCTTCGACATGGTGCTCATGGACATCCAGATGCCGGTCATGGACGGCCTGACGGCCACCCGCCACATCCGGCACGGCGAAGTCCCGGGCCCGGTCAAAAACATCCCCATCGTGGCCCTGACCGCCTACGCCATGGAGTCCGACCGGGAACGGTTCCTGACCGCCGGAATGGACGATTTCCTGGCCAAACCCTTCGAGATGCAGGCCCTGGCCGACACCGTGGGACGGGTCATGGCCAAGCGCCGTTTCAACTAA
- a CDS encoding dynamin family protein, with protein MENHDHAPDLKNLEEQLRRENPLLVDAVASFRKLDFVGRRLGLLPKGGSFAARIAWWPLVAVLGPFSAGKSTFINNYLGHSLQHTGTHAVDDKFTVICYTTEPSSRVLPGVALDADLRFPFYKMSQELEKVEAGEGGRIDAYLQLKTCPGERAKGLILIDSPGFDADAQRTATLRITDYIMDLSDLVLVLFDANRPEPGAMRDTLRHLVAGTVNRKDSSKFLYVLNRMDVTAREDNPEEVVGAWQRSLAQHGLTAGRFYRVYSPEAALPIADEALARRFAAKRDKDLAEIHGRMAQVRVERAYRIVGALEKMAREIEDDFVPRIRALAGRWRTSVLRFDALFFGIAAALCVAASFASGPAAGGSFLPGWLDWIFSASWRAWPFAALVLAGAGFVHFKARGLAEGRLRRALARENPPGALREALERAMDKNTAWWRSIFASEPAGWGNASRRRVREAIAGAESLVQALNDRYAQPSGPRPEPSDTPTTL; from the coding sequence ATGGAAAATCACGATCACGCCCCGGATTTGAAAAATCTCGAAGAGCAGTTGCGCCGGGAAAATCCCCTTCTGGTGGACGCGGTGGCCTCTTTTCGAAAGCTCGACTTCGTGGGGCGGCGGCTCGGGCTTTTGCCCAAGGGGGGCTCCTTTGCCGCGCGCATCGCCTGGTGGCCGCTGGTCGCCGTGCTGGGGCCGTTTTCGGCGGGCAAATCCACCTTCATCAACAACTATCTGGGCCACTCCCTGCAACACACCGGCACCCACGCCGTGGACGACAAATTCACGGTCATCTGCTACACCACCGAGCCCTCGTCCCGGGTCTTGCCCGGCGTGGCCCTGGACGCCGACCTGCGCTTTCCCTTCTACAAAATGAGCCAGGAGCTGGAAAAGGTGGAGGCCGGGGAGGGCGGCCGCATCGACGCCTATCTGCAACTCAAGACCTGCCCGGGCGAGCGGGCCAAGGGGCTCATCCTCATCGACTCCCCGGGGTTCGACGCCGACGCCCAGCGCACGGCCACGCTGCGCATCACCGACTACATCATGGACCTCTCGGATCTGGTGCTGGTCCTTTTCGACGCCAACCGCCCCGAGCCCGGGGCCATGCGCGACACCCTGCGCCATCTGGTGGCCGGGACCGTGAACCGCAAGGACTCAAGCAAGTTCCTCTATGTCTTAAACCGCATGGACGTGACCGCCCGGGAGGACAATCCCGAGGAGGTGGTGGGGGCCTGGCAGCGGTCGCTGGCCCAGCATGGGCTCACGGCCGGGAGGTTCTACCGGGTCTACAGCCCCGAGGCGGCCCTGCCCATCGCGGACGAGGCCCTGGCCAGGCGGTTTGCGGCCAAACGGGACAAGGATCTGGCGGAAATCCACGGCCGCATGGCCCAGGTGCGGGTGGAGCGGGCCTACCGCATCGTGGGGGCCCTGGAGAAGATGGCCCGGGAGATCGAAGACGATTTCGTGCCCCGCATCCGGGCGCTTGCGGGGCGTTGGCGCACAAGCGTGTTGCGCTTCGATGCGCTTTTTTTCGGAATCGCCGCCGCCCTGTGCGTTGCGGCCTCGTTTGCCTCCGGGCCTGCCGCCGGGGGGAGTTTCCTGCCCGGGTGGCTGGACTGGATCTTTTCCGCCTCCTGGCGGGCCTGGCCCTTTGCGGCCCTGGTCCTGGCCGGGGCTGGATTCGTCCATTTCAAGGCCCGGGGGCTGGCCGAGGGCCGCCTGCGCCGGGCCCTTGCCCGGGAGAATCCGCCCGGGGCCCTGCGCGAGGCCCTGGAGCGGGCCATGGACAAAAATACCGCATGGTGGCGCAGCATTTTCGCCTCGGAACCGGCCGGGTGGGGCAACGCCTCGCGGCGGCGCGTCCGGGAGGCCATCGCCGGGGCCGAGTCCCTGGTGCAGGCCCTAAACGACCGCTACGCCCAACCCTCGGGGCCCCGCCCCGAGCCGTCCGACACCCCAACCACCCTATGA
- a CDS encoding type I restriction enzyme HsdR N-terminal domain-containing protein, translating into MHEESLNRVIRDYLTGEDVEETSYEEFRQALARLLVEERGYPRDRMCAKAGVCFPMEGKDYTRMVDLAVTDGSGAPLLVVIFCSGEPGSYIRETLAASRLFGDTPAPLALVTDTKEALLLRVADGHILARGGMRTIPHFDELTRLAAASPAPRLSEEAINRERRILFAYSELLSGGCCAGACRPTARR; encoded by the coding sequence ATGCACGAAGAAAGCCTGAACCGGGTCATCCGGGACTACCTGACCGGCGAGGACGTGGAAGAGACCTCCTACGAGGAATTTCGCCAGGCGTTGGCCCGGCTTCTCGTGGAGGAACGGGGCTATCCCAGGGACCGGATGTGCGCCAAGGCCGGGGTGTGCTTTCCCATGGAGGGCAAAGACTATACCCGCATGGTGGATCTGGCGGTCACGGACGGAAGCGGCGCGCCGCTTCTGGTGGTCATCTTCTGCTCCGGCGAACCCGGCTCCTACATCCGCGAGACCCTGGCCGCCTCACGGCTTTTCGGCGACACGCCAGCCCCCCTGGCCCTGGTCACGGACACCAAGGAGGCCCTGCTCCTTCGCGTGGCCGACGGACACATCCTGGCCCGGGGCGGCATGCGGACCATCCCCCATTTCGACGAGCTGACGCGCCTGGCCGCTGCCTCGCCCGCGCCCCGGCTGTCCGAGGAGGCCATAAACCGGGAGCGGCGCATCCTCTTCGCCTACAGCGAGCTTTTGTCCGGAGGCTGTTGCGCCGGGGCCTGCCGACCGACGGCCAGGCGATAA